In Paractinoplanes brasiliensis, the following proteins share a genomic window:
- a CDS encoding ricin-type beta-trefoil lectin domain protein has product MTTRADRPDHRLLRRRGRSRGWTGAAALLLALTGSVVVSPAPAQAATAITINGSSGGRVFDGVGAISGGGGNSRLLIDYPEPQRSDILDYLFKPGYGAAMQIMKVEIGGDTNSTSGAEPSHQHSRGAVDCNRGYEWWMMAQAKARNPDIKLVGLAWGAPGWIGNGNFWSNDSIDYLIAWLGCATSHGLTIDYLGGWNERGRDLNWYKNLRTALNSRGYAGVRIVASDDFGWGSADDALRDPAFGAAVSVYGSHYVCGYRSAQTNCPSSANAVNSGKTLWASENGSDDYNGGAPALARGINRDYIDGRMTAYLNWPVLAAVTPNVPWSTTGVAVAPQPWSGYYSIGRSAWVMAHTTQFTAPGWRYLDSSSGYLGGNRNNGSYVSLTSPGNRDYSTIIETMDAGSAQDLQFSVTGGLSAGTLHVFSTNVRSSNPADHFVRRADITPSNGSFSLTVQPGYVYSLTTTTGQGKGAATSPAQGALALPYGDDFDAYQTGREAKYLSDHQGSFEVTGCAGGRTGQCVRQMSEQAPIFWTSGHAEPFTLLGDVNWRNYTVSSDVLLEKSGYVQLVGRAGNYNHDGPQNLNAYYLRVADNGSWSIRSNDTSGNQRTLAGGTTAALGTGRWHKLALTLNGATLTAAVDGVTVGSATDSAWVAGQVGYATGQGVTAQFDNLTITPLGTQPGPTGEIRGAGSNRCLDVNAQSQADGAVVQIWDCNGGTNQRWTATSTSQLTVYGNKCLDAPGTTAGTRVQIYTCNGGANQQWRINADGTITGVQSGLCLDVTGQGTANGTAVALWSCNGGSNQRWTRS; this is encoded by the coding sequence ATGACGACACGAGCCGACCGGCCCGACCACCGACTTCTTCGCCGCCGAGGGCGATCCCGCGGCTGGACCGGCGCAGCGGCCCTGCTGCTCGCCCTCACCGGCTCGGTGGTCGTGAGCCCGGCGCCGGCGCAGGCCGCGACCGCCATCACGATCAACGGCTCGTCGGGCGGGCGGGTGTTCGACGGGGTCGGCGCGATCAGCGGCGGTGGCGGCAACAGCCGGCTGCTCATCGACTATCCGGAGCCGCAGCGCAGCGACATCCTCGACTACCTGTTCAAACCCGGATACGGCGCGGCCATGCAGATCATGAAGGTGGAGATCGGCGGGGACACGAACTCCACCTCCGGCGCCGAGCCGAGCCACCAGCACAGCCGCGGCGCTGTCGACTGCAACCGCGGGTACGAGTGGTGGATGATGGCCCAGGCCAAGGCCCGCAACCCGGACATCAAGCTGGTCGGGCTGGCGTGGGGCGCCCCCGGTTGGATCGGCAACGGCAACTTCTGGTCGAACGACTCGATCGACTACCTGATCGCCTGGCTCGGCTGCGCGACCTCGCACGGCCTGACGATCGACTATCTCGGCGGCTGGAACGAGCGGGGCCGCGACCTCAACTGGTACAAGAACCTGCGTACGGCGCTCAACTCGCGCGGATACGCCGGTGTGCGGATCGTGGCCTCGGACGACTTCGGCTGGGGCTCGGCCGACGACGCGCTTCGCGACCCCGCGTTCGGAGCGGCCGTCTCGGTGTACGGCAGCCACTACGTCTGCGGCTATCGCAGCGCGCAGACCAACTGCCCCAGTTCGGCCAACGCGGTCAACTCGGGCAAGACGCTGTGGGCCAGCGAGAACGGCTCGGACGACTACAACGGCGGCGCGCCGGCACTGGCCCGCGGCATCAACCGCGACTACATCGACGGCCGGATGACCGCGTACCTGAACTGGCCGGTCCTCGCCGCGGTCACCCCGAACGTCCCCTGGTCGACCACGGGAGTGGCGGTGGCGCCGCAACCCTGGTCGGGCTACTACTCGATCGGCCGCAGTGCCTGGGTCATGGCGCACACGACCCAGTTCACCGCCCCGGGGTGGCGCTACCTGGACAGCTCCAGCGGCTACCTCGGCGGCAATCGCAACAACGGCAGCTACGTCTCGCTGACATCGCCGGGCAACCGCGACTACAGCACGATCATCGAGACGATGGACGCGGGATCGGCCCAGGACCTGCAGTTCAGCGTCACCGGTGGGCTGTCGGCCGGGACCCTGCACGTGTTCTCCACCAACGTCCGGTCGAGCAACCCGGCCGACCATTTCGTACGGCGGGCCGACATCACGCCGTCGAACGGCTCCTTCTCGCTGACGGTGCAGCCCGGCTACGTCTACAGCCTCACGACCACCACCGGGCAGGGCAAGGGAGCGGCGACCAGCCCGGCCCAGGGCGCCCTCGCGTTGCCCTACGGTGACGACTTCGATGCCTACCAGACCGGGCGCGAGGCCAAGTATCTGTCGGACCACCAGGGTTCGTTCGAGGTGACCGGGTGCGCGGGCGGCCGTACCGGCCAATGCGTACGTCAGATGTCGGAGCAGGCGCCGATCTTCTGGACCTCCGGCCACGCCGAGCCGTTCACCCTGCTCGGCGACGTGAACTGGCGCAACTACACCGTCTCCTCCGATGTGCTGCTGGAGAAGAGCGGCTACGTCCAGCTCGTGGGGCGGGCCGGCAACTACAACCACGACGGCCCGCAGAACCTCAACGCCTACTACCTGCGGGTGGCCGACAACGGGTCATGGTCCATCCGCAGCAACGACACCAGCGGCAACCAGCGGACCCTGGCCGGTGGCACCACGGCGGCCCTGGGCACGGGCCGCTGGCACAAACTGGCGCTCACCCTCAACGGCGCCACCCTGACCGCAGCCGTCGACGGCGTCACGGTCGGCAGCGCCACGGACTCCGCGTGGGTCGCGGGACAGGTCGGCTACGCCACCGGGCAGGGCGTGACGGCCCAGTTCGACAACCTGACCATCACCCCGCTCGGCACCCAGCCCGGACCCACCGGCGAGATCCGCGGCGCGGGCTCGAACCGCTGCCTCGACGTCAACGCGCAGAGCCAGGCCGACGGCGCGGTCGTGCAGATCTGGGACTGCAACGGCGGCACGAACCAGCGCTGGACTGCCACCTCGACCAGCCAACTGACCGTGTACGGCAACAAGTGCCTGGACGCCCCGGGGACAACCGCCGGCACGCGGGTCCAGATCTACACCTGCAACGGCGGCGCCAACCAGCAGTGGCGGATCAACGCCGACGGCACCATCACCGGCGTGCAGTCGGGGCTGTGCCTGGACGTCACCGGTCAGGGGACGGCCAACGGCACGGCTGTCGCCCTGTGGTCGTGCAACGGCGGCAGCAACCAGCGATGGACCCGGTCGTGA
- a CDS encoding ATP-binding protein, with product MDRQGFVVDAALLERLAHWGGNVSALHREMVANAGGARLPSRATLHRAVRLALAAQAPRDGGRQPPDPGVAVTMDELAERLGRLKEWAGNPSYARITSLVNAVRPGSERVGRNTVGDCFRPGRRRLNTELVTAIVQVLHTDPRYLAQWQQALQAVDGKQWAASQVRVHATLPPEPALFTGRTDELRRLREALSTNGPVVIAAIQGMAGVGKTRLAVRAAHLLGYDRTLFVSLRGFDPDPGHPPADPVAVLDGFLRLLGVPGSNIPHDLAACRRLYHERLSGTRTLIVLDNAADADQVRPLLPATPGCAVLVTSRRSLDALRPAVSLSLEVFGEPEALRMLTDEVGATAVRDDLDAAARITELCGRLPLALGLVAAQVRARPDWSLADHADRLDERRRTGRLDDGVALALDRSYQNLDAERQRLLRLVALHPAEDFDAYAAAALTGDDVETVRAGLRQLHDDHLLTLAGDDRYTQHDLIRLHAAERALEHERPAARRAALTSLLDHYLATTVTAMTILYPTGADRRPAAPPTTTAAPALSGPDAASAWLGAEHSTLMVVAAYAADHGRPAHTTRLAEVLFYHLLYTSHRDLLAINERAAAAARAAGDARAEAKALSAQGVAYTFLGRVEPAADRLDRAAELFRGINDVRGQAHAVINRANLEFYHRGPAASKVHYEKAHALYLEADDRIGEGRALHNLGYNEGTLGRFDAAINYLTRALALHREVGDLDSAAKALSNMATLETRCGRLDDALKHGREALALSRRLGNRTFEADALDALGLVHTRLGDPVRAIDCHEQALAIKRDVGDRVSEADILNGLGEATRAAGRLEASIAHFEAALTVTGDDGMTEQRARAFTGLGHTLDQQGDRASARGFFERALRLYTENGMYEADGLRLLLAER from the coding sequence TTGGACCGCCAAGGGTTCGTCGTCGATGCCGCATTGCTCGAGCGGTTGGCACACTGGGGCGGCAACGTGTCCGCGCTGCACCGCGAGATGGTGGCGAATGCCGGCGGCGCCCGCCTGCCGAGCCGGGCGACCTTGCACCGGGCCGTGCGGCTGGCCTTGGCCGCGCAGGCGCCACGTGACGGCGGGCGGCAGCCACCCGACCCTGGGGTGGCGGTGACGATGGACGAGCTGGCCGAGCGGCTCGGCCGGCTCAAGGAATGGGCCGGCAATCCGTCCTACGCGCGGATAACCTCCCTGGTCAACGCCGTCCGGCCGGGTAGCGAGCGGGTCGGCCGGAACACCGTGGGCGACTGCTTCCGGCCGGGACGGCGCCGGCTCAACACGGAACTGGTCACAGCGATCGTCCAGGTGTTGCACACCGATCCCCGCTATCTTGCGCAATGGCAACAGGCGCTGCAGGCCGTCGACGGCAAGCAGTGGGCGGCCTCTCAGGTACGCGTGCACGCGACCCTGCCGCCGGAGCCGGCGCTGTTCACCGGGCGTACGGACGAATTGCGCCGGCTACGGGAGGCGCTGAGCACCAACGGCCCGGTCGTGATCGCCGCGATCCAGGGCATGGCCGGGGTCGGGAAAACCCGATTGGCCGTACGGGCGGCGCATCTGCTCGGATACGACCGAACTCTTTTCGTCAGTTTACGCGGATTCGATCCTGACCCGGGCCACCCGCCCGCCGACCCGGTCGCAGTGCTGGACGGCTTCCTGCGGCTTCTCGGCGTCCCCGGCTCGAACATCCCGCACGACCTGGCGGCCTGCCGGCGGCTCTACCACGAGCGGCTTTCCGGCACCCGTACGCTCATCGTGCTGGACAACGCGGCCGACGCCGACCAGGTGCGGCCCCTGCTGCCGGCCACGCCGGGCTGCGCGGTCCTGGTCACCAGCCGTCGCAGTCTCGACGCGCTCCGCCCGGCCGTCTCGCTGAGCCTGGAGGTGTTCGGCGAGCCCGAGGCGCTGCGCATGCTGACCGACGAGGTCGGCGCCACGGCCGTCCGCGACGACCTGGACGCCGCGGCCCGCATCACGGAACTGTGTGGACGGCTGCCGCTCGCACTGGGCCTGGTCGCGGCGCAGGTGCGGGCGAGACCGGACTGGTCGCTGGCCGACCACGCCGACCGGCTCGACGAACGCCGCCGGACAGGGCGGCTGGACGACGGCGTGGCCCTCGCCCTCGACCGGTCCTACCAGAACCTGGACGCCGAGCGGCAACGTCTGCTCCGGCTGGTGGCGCTGCACCCGGCGGAGGACTTCGACGCCTACGCGGCCGCCGCGCTGACCGGCGATGACGTGGAGACGGTCCGCGCCGGGCTGCGGCAGCTGCACGACGACCACCTGCTCACGCTCGCGGGCGACGACCGGTACACCCAGCACGACCTGATCCGTCTGCACGCCGCCGAGCGCGCCCTCGAACACGAGCGTCCCGCCGCACGCCGGGCCGCCCTCACCAGTCTGCTCGACCACTACCTGGCCACCACCGTGACCGCGATGACGATCCTGTACCCCACGGGCGCCGACCGCCGGCCCGCGGCCCCGCCGACCACGACGGCCGCACCGGCGCTGAGCGGCCCGGATGCCGCATCGGCGTGGCTGGGCGCCGAGCACTCCACGCTGATGGTCGTGGCCGCGTACGCCGCCGACCACGGCCGGCCGGCCCACACCACCCGCCTGGCCGAGGTGCTGTTCTACCACCTGCTCTACACCAGCCACCGCGACCTGCTGGCCATCAACGAGCGGGCCGCCGCGGCCGCCCGCGCGGCCGGTGACGCCCGCGCCGAAGCCAAAGCCCTGTCCGCCCAGGGTGTCGCGTACACCTTTCTCGGCCGGGTCGAACCCGCCGCCGACCGTCTCGACCGGGCGGCCGAACTGTTCCGCGGCATCAACGACGTCCGTGGTCAGGCCCACGCGGTGATCAACCGGGCCAACCTCGAGTTCTACCACCGCGGTCCCGCGGCGTCGAAGGTGCACTACGAGAAGGCGCACGCGCTCTACCTCGAAGCCGACGACCGGATCGGTGAGGGCCGGGCCCTGCACAACCTCGGCTACAACGAGGGCACGCTCGGCCGTTTCGACGCGGCGATCAACTACCTCACCCGGGCGCTCGCGCTCCACCGGGAGGTCGGCGACCTCGACAGCGCCGCCAAGGCCCTGAGCAACATGGCCACCCTCGAAACGCGGTGCGGCCGGCTCGACGACGCCCTGAAGCACGGGCGCGAGGCGCTGGCGTTGAGCCGGCGGCTCGGCAACCGCACCTTCGAGGCCGATGCCCTCGACGCCCTCGGGCTGGTCCACACCCGCCTCGGTGACCCCGTACGGGCCATCGACTGTCACGAACAGGCCCTGGCGATCAAGCGGGACGTGGGCGACCGCGTCTCGGAGGCCGACATCCTCAACGGCCTCGGCGAGGCGACCCGCGCGGCCGGTCGGCTGGAGGCGTCGATCGCCCACTTCGAGGCGGCCCTGACCGTCACCGGTGATGACGGCATGACCGAGCAGCGGGCCCGGGCGTTCACGGGCCTCGGCCACACCCTCGACCAGCAGGGCGATCGCGCCTCCGCCCGCGGGTTCTTCGAGCGGGCGCTGCGCCTCTACACCGAGAACGGCATGTACGAGGCCGACGGCCTCCGCCTCCTTCTGGCGGAGCGGTAG